The following are encoded together in the Planktothrix serta PCC 8927 genome:
- the rsmI gene encoding 16S rRNA (cytidine(1402)-2'-O)-methyltransferase has product MTIQAGTLYIVGTPIGNLEDITLRAIKILQSVDGIAAEDTRHTAKLLHHFDIKTPQQSYYEHNQHRRIPSLLESLRQGKAIALVTDAGMPGISDPGYELVKACIEANIPVIPIPGVSASLTALSAAGLPTDRFIFEGFLPTKNKERQQRLTVLKTESRTIILYEAPHRLLETLEDLDQNLESKRPIVIARELTKRYEEFWRGTLAEAVQYYQNHNPKGELTLVIAGVEETTTPLTEDQIKAELQRLIQQGISRSEASRQLAEATSVPRRQIYQLALTLLDS; this is encoded by the coding sequence ATGACGATTCAAGCTGGAACCCTTTATATTGTTGGTACTCCCATTGGGAACCTTGAAGATATAACATTACGGGCGATAAAAATTTTACAAAGTGTCGATGGGATTGCCGCCGAAGATACTCGTCATACGGCCAAGTTATTACACCATTTTGACATCAAAACTCCGCAACAGAGTTATTATGAACATAATCAACATCGCCGGATTCCCAGTTTGCTTGAATCTCTGCGTCAGGGAAAGGCGATCGCTTTAGTTACCGATGCTGGAATGCCAGGAATTTCTGACCCCGGATATGAATTGGTTAAGGCTTGTATTGAAGCGAATATTCCAGTTATTCCTATTCCTGGTGTTAGTGCTAGTTTAACAGCTTTGAGTGCGGCGGGACTGCCAACGGATCGATTTATTTTTGAAGGCTTTTTACCCACGAAAAATAAAGAGCGCCAACAGCGTTTAACGGTATTAAAAACGGAATCTCGGACAATCATATTATATGAAGCACCCCATCGTCTTCTGGAAACCTTAGAAGATTTAGATCAAAATTTAGAATCAAAACGGCCGATTGTAATCGCACGGGAATTAACAAAACGGTATGAAGAATTTTGGCGAGGAACGTTAGCAGAAGCCGTACAATATTATCAAAATCACAACCCTAAAGGAGAACTAACTTTAGTGATTGCGGGTGTTGAGGAAACTACAACTCCTCTCACCGAAGATCAAATTAAAGCCGAACTCCAACGTCTCATTCAGCAGGGGATATCCCGCTCTGAAGCCAGTCGTCAACTCGCCGAGGCTACCTCCGTTCCCCGTCGCCAAATCTACCAATTGGCTTTAACTTTACTTGACAGTTGA